A window from Salarias fasciatus chromosome 11, fSalaFa1.1, whole genome shotgun sequence encodes these proteins:
- the capn7 gene encoding calpain-7 — MDCSALELDAVKFAKAAVTCDQNGKYNEATFYYKEAAQALIYAGMAGSKLEGIQDKVTEYLDRVQALHNAVQAQTSDPLKSRQHVDLERAHFLVTQAFEEDEKGNDDEAIELYTQAVELCIKTSNETSEQALQTKLKQLARQALDRAEGLKDSKPPSGPPQDRARPAGARPGPGPGAPVRQFFPLGPDFSLNERAAPQRAAAPAEPQGQRYTSEEIEVLRITSTINGIAYVPFMSVDLKERFAFPVPFSDKMGKLALSPKQKAIFSRWIRPDEICNNPTMILSVSSFSIKQTVVSDCSFVASLAISAAYERRYNKKLITSIIYPQNRRGEPEYNPCGKYMVKLHINGVPRKVIIDDFLPVDRNGELLCSYSSNRNELWVSLIEKAYMKVMGGYDFPGSNSNIDLHALTGWIPERIAMHSDNQSFSKDDTFRMLFQRFHRGDVLITTATGVMTEEEGERWGLVPTHAYAVLDIREHKGMRFLQLKNPWSHLRWKGRYSERDEKNWTPELLKYLNFDPKTAQKFDNGVFWICWEDLCQYYDVIYLSWNPALFKDSSCIHSSWDGKQGPVKDVYSLANNPQYKLEVQCPTGGAAVWVLLTRHITDKDDFAQNREFITLVVYKTDGKKVYYPADPPPYIDGIRINSPHYLTKMRLTSAGTHTFTLVVSQYEKQNTINYTLRVYSGCKFTFSKIPNPFTQTKRINGQWKGASAGGCGNYKDSYKHNPIYQLNLERSGPLLIELRGSRQYSVGFEMVTVSTVGDAGPAASQKRSSGDYRCGFCYMEAELVPAGIYNVIPTTFLPRQEGPFFLDFFSTAALRVSQLQ; from the exons ATGGACTGCTCGGCTCTGGAGCTCGATGCGGTGAAATTCGCCAAAGCTGCTGTAACCTGCGACCAGAATGGGAAATACAACGAAGCTACCTTTTACTACAAG GAGGCAGCCCAGGCCCTCATCTATGCCGGCATGGCCGGGTCCAAGCTGGAGGGAATCCAGGATAAAGTGACCGAGTACCTGGATCGAGTCCAGGCTCTCCACAACGCAG tcCAGGCACAGACGAGCGACCCGCTGAAGTCCCGGCAGCACGTGGACCTGGAGCGCGCCCACTTCCTGGTCACCCAGGCCTTCGAGGAGGACGAGAAGGGGAACGACGACGAAGCCATCGAGCTGTACACCCAGGCAGTGGAGCTGTGCATCAAAACT tccaACGAGACGTCGGAGCAGGCGCTGCAGAccaagctgaagcagctggctCGTCAGGCTCTGGACAG GGCTGAAGGTCTCAAAGACTCCAAACCCCCGTCCGGGCCCCCTCAGGACCGAGCCCGGCCCGCCGGGGcccgtcccggtcccggtcccggggCCCCCGTCCGCCAGTTCTTCCCTCTGGGGCCGGACTTCAGCCTGAACGAGCGAGCGGCGCCGCagcgggcggcggcgccggccgaGCCTCAGGGCCAGCGCTACACGTCCGAGGAGATCGAGGTGCTCAG GATTACGTCTACGATCAACGGGATCGCCTACGTGCCTTTCATGAGCGTGGACCTGAAGGAGAGATTCGCCTTCCCCGTTCCGTTCTC GGACAAAATGGGCAAACTGGCGCTCTCTCCCAAACAGAAAGCCATCTTCTCCCGCTGGATCCGGCCAGACGAGATCTGCAATAACCCCACCATGATCCTGTCTGTGTCCAGCTTCAGCATCAAGCAG ACGGTGGTGTCCGACTGTTCGTTTGTGGCGTCGCTCGCCATCAGCGCGGCGTATGAGAGGCGCTACAACAAGAAGCTCATCACCAG CATCATCTACCCTCAGAACCGCCGCGGCGAGCCGGAGTACAACCCCTGCGGGAAATACATGGTCAAGCTCCACATCAACGGCGTCCCCAGGAAG GTCATCATAGACGACTTCCTGCCGGTGGATCGTAACGGCGAGCTGCTCTGCTCCTACTCCAGCAACCGGAACGAGCTGTGGGTGTCGCTGATCGAGAAGGCCTACATGAAGGTGATGGGCGGCTACGACTTCCCCGGCTCCAACTCG AACATCGACCTCCACGCGCTGACCGGCTGGATCCCCGAGCGCATCGCCATGCACTCCGACAATCAGTCCTTCAGCAAGGACGACACCTTCCGCATGCTGTTCCAGAG GTTCCACCGCGGCGACGTCCTCATCACCACGGCGACGGGCGTgatgacggaggaggagggcgagcggTGGGGGCTGGTGCCGACGCACGCCTACGCCGTCCTGGACATCAGGGAACACAAG GGAATGcgcttcctgcagctgaagaatCCCTGGAGTCACCTGAGGTGGAAGGGCCGCTACAGCGAGAGGGACGAGAAGAACTGGACGCCCGAGCTGCTCAAGTACCTCAACTTTGACCCCAAGACGGCGCAGAAGTTCGACAACG GGGTGTTCTGGATCTGCTGGGAGGACCTCTGTCAGTACTACGACGTCATTTACCTGAGCTGGAACCCGGCGCTCTTCAAAGACTCCTCCTGCATCCACAG cagctgggatggGAAGCAGGGCCCGGTGAAGGACGTTTACAGCCTGGCCAACAACCCGCAGTACAAGCTGGAGGTGCAGTGTCCAACAGGGGGCGCCGCCGTGTGGGTGCTACTCACCAGGCACATCACGGACAAG gacGACTTTGCGCAGAACAGAGAGTTCATCACTCTGGTCGTTTACAAGACGGACGGAAAGAAGGTTTACTACCCAG CCGACCCGCCGCCGTACATCGACGGCATCCGCATCAACAGCCCGCACTACCTGACCAAGATGAGGCTGACCAGCGCCGGGACGCACACCTTCACCCTGGTGGTGTCTCAGTACGAGAAGCAGAACACCATCAACTACACGCTGCGG gtttacTCTGGCTGCAAATTCACCTTCTCCAAGATCCCGAATCCTTTCACTCAGACCAAAAGG ATCAACGGCCAGTGGAAGGGCGCCAGCGCTGGCGGCTGCGGGAACTACAAGGACTCGTACAAACACAACCCCATCTACCAGCTGAACCTGGAGCGGTCCGGACCGCTGCTGATCGAGCTGCGGGGGTCCAG gcagtaCAGTGTTGGATTCGAGATGGTGACGGTGTCCACGGTGGGCGACGCCGGCCCGGCCGCCTCCCAGAAGAGGAGCAGCGGGGATTACAG
- the LOC115396943 gene encoding C-type lectin domain family 4 member G-like, translating into MMAARLRKPNVSPAAEGKSAVLTTRSVLTVSVSWLGLMLIMALRVYFTYKSSETNAELTAENQDLMERLEQLRGENQDLEAEKKNLTEKLQEVEKVSNEVNISRAQWSIDQYCYGGRFCQPCQSGWENFQSQCYAVIDPERRNRRTWEEAREDCRGRNSDLVVINNDEEKRKVSDLSWNSGTDSGYWIGLRVLNGTWKWVDGTELTDSSWNEDPVEGRCVVSVQWQRWESVSCDQTMRWICEKKSLTV; encoded by the exons ATGATGGCTGCCAGACTGAGAAAACCAAatgtttctccagcagcag AAGGGAAGTCAGCCGTCCTCACCACCCGGTCTGTCCTCACAGTGTCTGTGAGCTGGCTCGGACTGATGCTCATCATGGCCCTTCGTGTCTACT TTACCTACAAATCATCTGAAACCAACGCCGAGCTGACTGCAGAGAACCAAGACTTGATGGAAAGACTggagcagctgagaggagaaaaccaggacctggaggccGAGAAGAAAAACCTCACAGAAAAACTACAAGAGGTGGAGAAAGTGTCGAATGAAGTGAACATCAGCAGAGCTCAGTGGAGCATTGATCAGTACTGTTATGGAG GAAGATTCTGTCAGCCTTGTCAGTCCGGCTGGGAGAACTTTCAGTCCCAGTGCTACGCAGTTATTGATCCTGAAAGGAGAAATCGTAGAACCTGGGAAGAAGCTCGAGAAGACTGCAGAGGGAGGAATTCAGATCTGGTGGTGATAAATAATGATGAAGAAAAG aGGAAGGTCAGTGATCTCAGCTGGAACAGTGGGACAGACAGTGGATACTGGATTGGCCTGAGGGTCTTGAACGGGACTTGGAAGTGGGTCGACGGGACTGAactgactgacag TTCCTGGAATGAAGATCCTGTCGAAGGTCgatgtgttgtttctgttcaATGGCAAAGATGGGAATCAGTGAGCTGTGACCAGACGATGCGATGGATCTGTGAAAAGAAGagtttaactgtttaa